From Woronichinia naegeliana WA131, the proteins below share one genomic window:
- a CDS encoding ribonuclease J: protein MTKTENQPTLKIIPLGGLHEIGKNTCVFEYNDEIILLDAGIAFPTDEMHGINVVLPDMTYLRENRHKIKGMIVTHGHEDHIGGIPYHLKQFEIPIIYGPRLAMALLRDKLEEAGMVKRTTLQSVLPREIVRLGKSFVVEFIRNTHSIADSFSVAIHTPIGVVIHSGDFKIDHTPVDGEHFDLQKLAEYGEKGVLCLLSDSTNAEVAGTTPSERSVIPNLDRVFSQAKGRLMITTFASSVHRVNIILNLALQHHRKVAVVGRSMLNVIAHARQLGYVKCPEDLFVPLKAARNLPDDQVLILTTGSQGEPLAAMTRISKGEHPQIKVRRGDTIIFSANPIPGNTIAVVSTIDRLMMEGADVIYGREKGIHVSGHGSQEEHKLMLALTKPKFFVPVHGEHRMLVKHAQMAQAMGIPAENTVIVNNGDMIELAADRIGISGQVKAGIELVDQAGIVHEHVMLERQHLAEDGLVTVAAAVSRDGKLLAQPEVHLRGVVMTVERALFHQLIIRTIERFLVERWSDFCISNGTEKVNWDYLQKELENTLQRLVKRELQSSPMLVFILQTETPLFSTNGFTNGKGTENGDRLVNKIKPMLASALSTVTTITLEEKEVSKPEIASTKTYRRKRSTASVS, encoded by the coding sequence ATGACTAAAACTGAAAATCAACCAACCTTAAAAATTATTCCCCTCGGTGGCTTACATGAAATTGGCAAGAACACCTGTGTTTTTGAATATAATGATGAAATTATTTTATTAGATGCAGGTATTGCCTTTCCTACCGATGAAATGCACGGTATCAATGTGGTTTTACCCGACATGACCTATCTACGGGAAAATCGCCATAAAATCAAGGGGATGATCGTTACTCACGGCCATGAAGATCATATTGGTGGCATTCCCTACCACCTTAAACAATTTGAAATTCCGATTATCTATGGGCCCCGTTTAGCGATGGCCCTACTGCGCGACAAGTTAGAAGAAGCGGGCATGGTTAAGCGCACCACCTTACAGAGTGTATTACCTAGAGAAATTGTCCGTTTAGGAAAATCGTTTGTGGTGGAATTTATTCGCAATACCCATTCCATTGCTGATAGTTTTAGCGTTGCGATCCATACGCCCATTGGCGTAGTTATCCATAGTGGAGACTTTAAAATCGACCATACACCGGTGGATGGAGAACATTTTGACTTACAGAAATTGGCAGAATATGGCGAAAAAGGTGTTTTGTGCCTACTGAGTGATTCAACCAATGCGGAAGTGGCGGGAACAACTCCCTCGGAACGGTCTGTAATCCCCAATCTGGATCGCGTATTTTCCCAGGCAAAAGGGCGGTTAATGATTACTACCTTTGCGTCTTCTGTTCATCGAGTCAATATCATTCTCAATTTAGCTCTCCAACATCACCGTAAGGTCGCAGTGGTGGGCCGTTCTATGTTGAATGTCATTGCCCATGCCCGTCAATTGGGTTACGTCAAATGTCCTGAAGATCTGTTTGTTCCCCTAAAAGCAGCCCGTAATCTTCCCGATGATCAGGTTCTCATTCTGACGACAGGTTCCCAGGGAGAACCATTGGCCGCAATGACCCGTATTTCTAAAGGGGAACATCCTCAAATTAAGGTTCGTCGTGGCGATACGATCATTTTCTCGGCTAATCCCATTCCAGGTAATACGATCGCCGTCGTTAGCACCATTGATCGGTTAATGATGGAGGGAGCCGATGTTATTTACGGGCGAGAAAAAGGAATTCATGTCTCTGGTCATGGTTCCCAGGAAGAGCACAAATTAATGTTAGCTCTGACCAAACCGAAGTTCTTTGTGCCTGTGCATGGTGAGCATCGGATGTTAGTCAAACACGCTCAAATGGCTCAAGCAATGGGGATTCCGGCTGAAAATACGGTCATTGTCAATAACGGCGATATGATCGAGCTTGCGGCAGATCGGATTGGGATTTCAGGCCAGGTTAAGGCCGGTATTGAGTTAGTAGATCAGGCCGGTATTGTCCATGAACACGTCATGCTGGAACGTCAACACTTAGCGGAGGATGGTTTGGTGACAGTCGCCGCTGCGGTTAGTCGTGACGGAAAATTACTGGCTCAACCAGAAGTCCATCTGCGCGGAGTGGTCATGACCGTAGAACGTGCCCTCTTCCACCAATTAATCATTCGCACTATTGAACGCTTTTTGGTAGAACGTTGGAGTGATTTTTGTATCTCGAATGGCACGGAAAAGGTGAATTGGGACTACCTCCAGAAGGAGTTAGAAAATACATTACAGCGTTTAGTCAAGCGTGAACTGCAAAGTAGTCCGATGTTAGTTTTTATCCTGCAAACGGAAACCCCTCTGTTTTCCACCAACGGTTTTACCAATGGCAAGGGGACAGAAAACGGCGATCGCCTGGTTAATAAGATCAAACCCATGCTTGCTTCCGCTCTATCAACAGTAACCACCATAACATTAGAAGAAAAGGAAGTCAGTAAACCTGAAATTGCTTCGACCAAGACCTATCGTCGCAAACGTTCTACTGCCAGCGTTTCTTAA
- the bchI gene encoding magnesium chelatase ATPase subunit I, with translation MTATLRPKTRRVVFPFTAIVGQEEMKLALLLNVIDPKIGGVMIMGDRGTGKSTTIRALADLLPEIEVVANDPFNSHPTDPDLMSDQIRNLVDNQMPLTIAKKKVTMVDLPLGATEDRVCGTIDIEKALSEGVKAFEPGLLAKANRGILYVDEVNLLDDHLVDVLLDSAAGGWNTVEREGISIRHPARFVLVGSGNPEEGELRPQLLDRFGMHAEIHTVREPSLRVQIVEQRSDFDQNPLPFCDQYQSEQDQLQAKLVTAQNLLPQVAIDYELRVKISEVCSELDVDGLRGDIVSNRAAKALTAFEGRTEVTVDDIRRVIVLCLRHRLRKDPLESIDSGYKVEKTFNRVFGLEAV, from the coding sequence ATGACTGCAACCCTTCGCCCAAAAACTCGCCGTGTAGTCTTTCCCTTCACTGCCATTGTGGGCCAGGAAGAAATGAAACTGGCCTTGCTGTTAAATGTGATCGATCCCAAAATTGGAGGGGTGATGATCATGGGCGATCGCGGAACGGGAAAATCCACAACCATTCGTGCCTTGGCTGACCTTTTACCGGAAATTGAAGTCGTCGCCAATGATCCTTTTAATTCCCACCCCACTGATCCCGATTTAATGAGTGATCAGATTCGCAACCTGGTGGACAATCAAATGCCTCTGACCATTGCGAAAAAGAAAGTAACGATGGTTGATTTACCGTTAGGAGCCACCGAGGATCGGGTTTGCGGCACTATTGATATTGAAAAAGCCCTTTCGGAAGGGGTTAAGGCCTTTGAACCAGGTTTATTGGCCAAGGCCAATCGCGGCATTCTTTATGTGGATGAAGTTAATCTGCTGGATGATCATTTAGTAGATGTACTGCTAGATTCGGCGGCAGGGGGTTGGAATACCGTTGAGCGGGAAGGTATTTCCATTCGTCACCCGGCTCGTTTTGTCTTGGTGGGTTCCGGCAACCCCGAAGAAGGCGAATTGCGTCCCCAGTTGCTAGACCGTTTTGGAATGCACGCCGAAATTCACACGGTACGTGAGCCTAGTCTGCGGGTTCAAATTGTTGAGCAGCGATCAGATTTTGACCAAAACCCTTTGCCTTTTTGTGATCAATATCAATCTGAGCAGGATCAACTACAAGCCAAGTTAGTCACGGCTCAAAACCTATTACCCCAGGTGGCGATCGACTATGAGTTACGGGTTAAAATCTCAGAGGTTTGTTCGGAACTGGATGTGGATGGCTTACGAGGCGATATTGTTTCCAATCGAGCGGCCAAGGCTTTAACTGCTTTTGAGGGACGTACAGAGGTGACAGTGGATGATATTCGTCGAGTCATTGTTCTCTGTTTGCGTCATCGTTTACGCAAAGATCCTTTGGAGTCAATCGATTCGGGTTATAAAGTGGAAAAAACTTTTAATCGGGTTTTTGGTCTAGAGGCAGTTTAG